Proteins from one Sabethes cyaneus chromosome 2, idSabCyanKW18_F2, whole genome shotgun sequence genomic window:
- the LOC128735137 gene encoding leiomodin-3-like, whose protein sequence is MLKNLKIEQRAKETQLEEEMIVQERNVELGKALKEKRTQKEKELREKQLAQGREMNRCHLKEERQKDEESLSEEAAFLEERRKMHEEFKKAKQREKSSKVATKKARKEEDEKEEVEDKDDEEESLEDEEGTYEEESGEDEEVLRTVREAKQDGPRSVREKDGGIAARNVKSHTGTGEGVKGGNVTSFESSFAAVCVRESGKNSDKDGSV, encoded by the exons ATGCTAAAAAACCTGAAAATAGAACAACGTGCTAAAGAAACGCAGTTAGAGGAGGAAATGATCGTGCAGGAGAGAAACGTGGAATTAgggaaagcattgaaggaaaaGCGGACACAGAAAGAAAAGGAGCTCCGTGAAAAGCAGCTGGCACAAGGGCGCGAGATGAACAGATGCCATCTGAAGGAAGAGCGGCAGAAGGACGAGGAATCATTGTCGGAGGAAGCGGCATTTTTGGAGGAACGTAGGAAGATGCACGAAGAGTTCAAGAAGGCGAAGCAAA GAGAAAAGTCGTCGAAGGTCGCAACCAAGAAAGCGCGAAAAGAAGAAGATGAGAAAGAGGAAGTAGAAGACAAAGACGACGAAGAAGAAAGCTTAGAAGATGAAGAAGGAACCTATGAAGAAGAAAGTGGAGAAGATGAGGAAGTACTACGCACCGTGCGTGAGGCCAAGCAAGACGGGCCGAGAAGTGTCCGC GAGAAAGATGGAGGGATTGCCGCTAGAAACGTTAAGAGCCACACTGGAACAGGCGAAGGTGTTAAAGGTGGTAACGTAACCAGTTTTGAGAGTTCCTTTGCAGCAGTGTGCGTTCGAGAAAGCGGAAAGAACAGTGATAAAGATGGTTCAGTCTGA